A genomic stretch from Arachis stenosperma cultivar V10309 chromosome 3, arast.V10309.gnm1.PFL2, whole genome shotgun sequence includes:
- the LOC130966724 gene encoding uncharacterized protein LOC130966724, producing the protein MVQCLVLGGEINVHELIAEGIQESAEKVDSGARLWYPNTILRLCNKAKVVFEDSSPDWVNPGKPVTRERMVHTSLAQQLRRPHIGRHRAQEEIHQEEYHQEDYQQEEQHNPANLNMSHILHAIEDLEMKHMEGQEKILAMQSKWMKQQEEWQKQHMEQQQEQYSQLTQALHQATERQERQDKRLQELNQRQLAQMKSFNEFSMLNEGRQLHREEFSVNTQARLSYMSDNMHHLHYAIPTYEEVQKEFVEREEGKVKQKKETLKKKMEDAGFWKKLLGKSKGSGSTRTQEKHQEDKHGGEHEQPYE; encoded by the coding sequence ATGGTGCAATGCTTAGTACTAGGTGGGGAAATCAATGTTCATGAGCTTATTGCCGAAGGGATTCAAGAGTCGGCTGAGAAAGTTGATTCGGGTGCCAGGCTTTGGTACCCCAACACAATTCTCCGCTTGTGCAACAAGGCTAAGGTAGTATTTGAGGACAGCAGTCCAGACTGGGTGAACCCAGGGAAGCCGGTCACACGTGAGCGCATGGTCCACACCTCACTTGCTCAACAACTAAGAAGACCACATATAGGAAGGCACAGAGCCCAGGAAGAAATTCATCAAGAGGAGTATCATCAGGAAGATTACCAACAAGAAGAGCAACACAACCCAGCCAACCTCAATATGAGTCATATCTTACATGCCATTGAGGATTTGGAGATGAAACATATGGAGGGACAAGAGAAAATACTCGCCATGCAGTCCAAATGGATGAAGCAACAAGAAGAGTGGCAGAAACAACACATGGAGCAGCAACAGGAGCAATATTCACAACTCACTCAAGCCCTACACCAAGCAACAGAGAGGCAAGAGCGTCAAGACAAACGCCTTCAAGAGCTCAACCAGCGGCAATTAGCTCAGATGAAATCATTTAATGAGTTTAGCATGCTGAATGAAGGAAGGCAGTTGCATAGAGAGGAATTCAGTGTAAACACTCAAGCCAGATTGAGCTATATGTCTGATAATATGCACCACCTACATTATGCCATTCCCACATATGAGGAGGTCCAAAAAGAGTTTGTTGAACGAGAAGAAGGGAAGGTGAAACAGAAGAAGgaaactctgaagaaaaaaatggaagatGCTGGCTTCTGGAAGAAACTACTTGGAAAAAGCAAAGGGAGTGGGAGCACAAGAACTCAAGAAAAGCACCAAGAGGACAAGCATGGAGGGGAGCATGAGCAACCATATgagtaa